Proteins encoded within one genomic window of Anastrepha ludens isolate Willacy chromosome 4, idAnaLude1.1, whole genome shotgun sequence:
- the LOC128862559 gene encoding mucin-17 isoform X1, with the protein MKIQLALLCFCSTVWASTKPIVIPDCVLAASAGYAYPPPNVQLSVTPARAKYKIPLSLGSQSDSGYLNVDTVKSSESYYESEVGVSRVGLGDKLLQISTNAAPKNGGITYADQPLKTSGLIQQDIELKNLLTPSISKTVLIPPKVEGISNAYLPPVATVESKVTKIGALTSPGLSKTYTTIPNLKFQSFTSPAGSKSSEYESSEYSYYQSSPTISKASTYVTPFQAGQLNSYAPAISYNTPYTQKLTNPLISTSLTKLDGNLLTEKAFSSLGSYSYAPHISSTYLSSTPVSQYTPLSVGYSSGLKAGAYQSQYVTSGVDLSKYGAGGPTSSQYISKPIQQISYAAPAIQKIAITNVPAPVITKYSGPVSNIVSYAAPSAKSVISSGAYSHQQVSKPVSSTAYVSGVVTPAVTPAIAHYPVAAAEESGYSSEKYSTNGAISHQFVSKPTQSVSFVSPSVSKVAAITTPLVAPAVAQYSSGLTLNKEVGYAVPSLSSLSTGSPSLKYASGGAVSHQYVSKPLQTVGYATTPVAKVPAIAIPAVSTVTAAAAPTVTQYSTGLGVSQHGSYTAPSVTVYSSGHGISSSGVSLQHISKPIQPLVQTYTAPVISKVAATAPIITSGITQYSSGSGLSSIHSGSQSVKYSGGGAVSHQYVSKPLQAVSYAPAPVGKVPVASIPVVSKVATYAVPSITQFSSGLGVSQHGHYAGSGQGISAGAVSHQEISKPIQTLTYSAPTISKVSAISPVIKPAVTAIQLETQSAKYTSSGAVSHQYVSKPVQTSSYAAVPLTKVAPVTSPTLSQYNSGLGVSKIVNYAAPAVSSITSSNYASYGSSGGISHQPLTYSAPAITKVAAAVPVINPVVTQYTSGSGLSSIHSGSQSVKYEGGGAISHQYVSKPIQPLAYSTPVIGKSIQTVSYEAAPVAKIPTVAVPAIAKVGTYAAPAITQYSAGLGVSQHGGAVSHQYVSKPIQPLTYSTPAIGKSIQTVSYEAAPVAKIPTVAVPAIAKVGTYAAPAITQYSSGLGVSQHGGAVSHQYVSKPIQPLTYSTPAIGKSIQTVSYEAAPVAKIPTVAVPAIAKVGTYAAPAITQYSSGLGVSQHGGAVSHQYVSKPIQPLTYSTPAIGKSIQTVSYEAAPVAKIPTVAVPAIAKVGTYAAPAITQYSSGLGVSQHGGAVSHQYVSKPIQPLTYSTPAIGKSIQTVSYEAAPIAKVPTVALPAIAKVGTYAAPAITQYSSGLGVSQHGGAVSHQYVSKPIQPLTYSTPAVGKIAAVSPVLTPVVTQYPSGSSSIHAGAQSVKYGSSGAISHQYVSKPLQTISYAASPLVKTPAVAIPAVAKVEAYPAPTVTKYSSGLGISQHSSYATAPAVSAIRTGVQPVIYSAPAITKVAAPVVAPIVTSGLTQYSSGSDLTATHLGSQSVKYASGGAVSHQYVSKPLQTVTYATAPDVSALNYANPSIKSVNLGAQSVKYAGGGAISHQLVSKPSQPLLFATQAATLTTSAKDYLAPTLDITKSSSYPLPGVISIHSSTGSAKYGSSGSVSHQYISKQPAIAVSKINPYSVPAITPVISTPALAKVATYASPALSAIHSSTGLAKLSSSGAISQQYSSISTKAGIGGYAVQSSLGSLGLGKDLTNAALLHQQKIPIVANLAQPVYGKSGLSYSASTPLTSTGYSTIPSAHGGPYYGAIALGHTGLSPILKLGGTGPSSLHGVGGSLSLSPLKYSTVQGSLPILKDQRDLLSGYAHGVGGIGPLGAGLYRYAPSISPLLAHSTSPATYLKTQPALKIQPAVIKTIPEKHYEHYSDHARYAFEYGVNDPYTGDIKHQKEERDGDVVKGEYSLVEPDGNVRTVKYYADWETGFHAEVINSRDSGKLVTKRSSKKS; encoded by the exons ATGAAG attcAATTAGCGCTATTGTGCTTTTGTAGCACAGTGTGGGCGAGTACAAAACCAATCGTTATACCAGACTGCGTACTCGCAGCGTCAGCTGGTTATGCTTACCCTCCGCCAAACGTGCAACTATCAGTGACTCCCGCAAGAGCTAAATATAAAATTCCTTTGTCATTGGGAAGTCAGTCGGATAGTGGATATCTAAATGTTGATACAGTGAAATCATCCGAATCATATTATGAAAGCGAAGTTGGAGTATCTCGGGTTGGACTGGGTGATAAGTTATTGCAAATATCAACCAATGCTGCGCCAAAGAATGGAGGTATTACATATGCAGATCAGCCTCTTAAAACTTCTGGGCTCATCCAGCAAgacattgaattaaaaaatttgcttacacCTTCCATTTCTAAAACAGTGCTCATACCACCCAAAGTGGAGGGAATATCAAACGCATACCTACCGCCTGTCGCAACCGTCGAATCAAAAGTAACCAAAATTGGAGCTCTTACTTCGCCTGGATTATCAAAGACTTATACTACAATACCGAATCTCAAATTCCAAAGCTTCACATCACCTGCTGGGTCGAAAAGTTCTGAATATGAATCATCGGAATACTCATACTATCAATCTAGCCCAACGATCTCGAAAGCTTCCACATATGTCACACCATTCCAAGCAGGACAACTAAACTCATACGCGCCTGCAATATCCTATAACACTCCATACACTCAAAAGTTAACAAATCCCTTAATATCCACATCTCTCACTAAATTGGATGGAAATCTGCTAACCGAGAAAGCGTTCTCGTCGCTTGGATCTTACTCGTACGCACCGCATATATCAAGCACTTACCTTTCAAGTACACCCGTTTCGCAATATACTCCACTGTCAGTGGGATATTCGTCAGGCTTGAAAGCGGGAGCATATCAATCGCAATACGTAACATCTGGTGTAGATTTATCTAAATATGGTGCTGGTGGACCAACATCAAGCCAATACATTTCGAAACCAATACAACAAATTAGTTATGCCGCTCCAGCTATTCAAAAGATTGCAATAACTAATGTACCTGCGCCAGTCATTACAAAATACTCTGGCCCCGTATCAAATATCGTTAGCTACGCAGCTCCAAGCGCTAAATCTGTTATTTCAAGTGGGGCATATTCCCATCAACAAGTATCAAAACCAGTATCTTCAACAGCATATGTTTCAGGAGTTGTAACTCCAGCAGTTACACCAGCAATTGCTCACTACCCAGTGGCTGCAGCCGAGGAATCTGGTTATAGTAGTGAAAAGTATAGTACGAATGGAGCTATATCTCACCAATTTGTTTCCAAGCCAACACAATCAGTGAGTTTCGTTAGTCCAAGCGTATCTAAAGTGGCTGCCATAACAACACCACTTGTAGCACCAGCGGTTGCTCAGTACTCTTCCGGTCTTACCTTGAATAAAGAGGTAGGTTATGCTGTTCCCTCTCTTTCATCTCTCTCTACCGGATCTCCGTCTCTTAAGTATGCAAGTGGTGGAGCAGTTTCTCATCAGTATGTCTCGAAACCTTTGCAGACTGTGGGCTATGCAACTACACCGGTAGCTAAGGTACCTGCCATTGCTATTCCAGCCGTATCTACAGTAACAGCTGCCGCTGCTCCCACGGTTACGCAATATTCTACAGGTCTTGGAGTTTCTCAACATGGCAGTTATACTGCTCCCTCAGTTACAGTGTATTCTTCAGGCCACGGAATTTCGAGTAGCGGCGTTTCTCTTCAACATATTTCAAAGCCTATACAACCACTTGTCCAAACATATACAGCTCCTGTGATAAGTAAGGTCGCAGCTACGGCTCCAATAATAACGTCCGGCATAACACAATATTCTTCAGGTTCTGGCTTATCGTCTATCCACTCAGGCTCTCAATCTGTTAAATATTCAGGCGGTGGCGCAGTTTCTCATCAGTATGTTTCGAAACCCTTGCAGGCAGTAAGCTATGCCCCTGCACCGGTAGGTAAAGTACCAGTAGCCAGCATTCCAGTAGTTAGCAAAGTTGCAACTTACGCTGTACCGTCAATTACACAATTTTCTTCTGGGCTCGGAGTTTCACAACATGGCCACTACGCCGGTTCAGGTCAAGGAATTTCTGCTGGCGCAGTTTCTCATCAAGAGATCTCCAAACCTATACAGACATTAACTTATTCAGCTCCCACGATATCCAAGGTTTCAGCAATTTCACCAGTTATAAAACCAGCTGTAACAGCTATCCAGTTGGAAACACAATCCGCCAAATATACAAGCAGCGGAGCAGTCTCGCATCAATATGTTTCGAAACCCGTACAGACTTCAAGTTATGCCGCAGTCCCCTTAACTAAAGTTGCTCCCGTCACTTCGCCTACGCTTTCACAATATAATTCTGGTCTCGGAGTATCTAAAATTGTCAACTATGCTGCACCAGCCGTATCGTCTATCACTAGCAGCAACTATGCGTCATACGGCTCCTCGGGAGGAATTTCACATCAGCCTTTGACATATTCGGCCCCTGCAATAACTAAAGTCGCTGCCGCGGTACCTGTAATAAATCCCGTAGTAACACAATACACTTCAGGCTCTGGGTTATCGTCTATTCATTCGGGATCTCAATCTGTCAAGTATGAAGGTGGCGGCGCAATTTCACATCAATACGTTTCGAAACCTATACAACCTTTAGCTTATTCAACTCCAGTGATTGGCAAATCTATACAGACAGTGAGCTATGAAGCTGCACCAGTTGCGAAGATACCAACCGTTGCAGTCCCTGCTATTGCTAAAGTGGGAACTTATGCCGCACCTGCTATTACCCAGTATTCTGCTGGTCTCGGAGTTTCCCAACATGGTGGTGCAGTTTCACATCAATATGTTTCAAAACCTATACAACCTTTGACGTATTCAACTCCAGCAATAGGCAAATCTATACAAACAGTGAGCTATGAAGCTGCACCAGTTGCGAAGATACCAACAGTTGCAGTCCCTGCTATTGCGAAAGTGGGAACTTATGCCGCACCTGCGATTACCCAGTATTCTTCTGGTCTCGGAGTTTCCCAACATGGTGGTGCAGTTTCACATCAATATGTTTCAAAACCTATACAACCTTTGACGTATTCAACTCCAGCAATAGGCAAATCTATACAAACAGTGAGCTATGAAGCTGCACCAGTTGCGAAGATACCAACAGTTGCAGTCCCTGCTATTGCTAAAGTGGGAACTTATGCCGCACCTGCGATTACCCAGTATTCTTCTGGTCTCGGAGTTTCCCAACATGGTGGTGCAGTTTCACATCAATATGTTTCAAAACCTATACAACCTTTGACGTATTCAACTCCAGCAATAGGCAAATCTATACAAACAGTGAGCTATGAAGCTGCACCAGTTGCGAAGATACCAACAGTTGCAGTCCCTGCTATTGCTAAAGTGGGAACTTATGCCGCACCTGCGATTACCCAGTATTCTTCTGGTCTCGGAGTTTCCCAACATGGTGGTGCAGTTTCACATCAATACGTTTCGAAACCTATACAACCTTTGACGTATTCAACTCCAGCGATTGGCAAATCTATACAAACAGTGAGCTATGAGGCTGCACCAATAGCAAAAGTACCAACCGTTGCACTCCCGGCTATTGCGAAAGTGGGAACTTACGCCGCACCTGCAATTACACAGTATTCTTCTGGTCTCGGAGTTTCCCAACATGGTGGTGCAGTTTCACATCAATACGTTTCCAAACCTATACAACCTTTGACGTATTCAACTCCAGCAGTTGGCAAGATCGCTGCTGTATCCCCAGTGTTAACACCAGTTGTAACTCAATACCCTTCGGGCTCTTCATCTATCCATGCGGGTGCTCAATCCGTGAAATACGGAAGTAGTGGAGCGATTTCTCATCAGTATGTTTCGAAGCCTTTACAAACCATTAGCTATGCAGCGTCACCGCTGGTAAAAACCCCTGCCGTTGCTATCCCAGCAGTTGCAAAAGTAGAAGCATATCCCGCACCCACTGTGACAAAATATTCCTCTGGCCTTGGAATTTCACAACATAGCAGTTATGCTACTGCTCCCGCCGTTTCAGCCATACGTACAGGTGTACAACCAGTTATATACTCGGCCCCTGCTATAACCAAAGTCGCTGCACCAGTCGTAGCGCCAATTGTAACGTCTGGTCTCACCCAATACTCTTCAGGCTCTGACTTAACTGCCACACATTTAGGATCTCAATCAGTAAAATATGCAAGTGGTGGTGCAGTTTCCCATCAATACGTTTCCAAACCTTTGCAAACCGTAACCTATGCGACGGCACCAGACGTTTCAGCTTTAAATTATGCCAACCCGTCGATTAAGTCGGTTAATTTGGGAGCGCAGTCTGTAAAATATGCCGGTGGCGGTGCTATATCCCATCAGCTCGTTTCGAAGCCGTCGCAACCACTTCTATTTGCAACTCAAGCAGCTACATTGACAACTTCTGCTAAAGATTACCTTGCGCCAACACTTGATATAACAAAATCGTCATCCTATCCACTACCAGGCGTAATATCCATACATTCCAGCACTGGGTCAGCAAAATACGGTTCCAGTGGATCTGTTTCTCATCAATACATCTCCAAGCAGCCCGCCATTGCAGTAAGCAAAATAAATCCTTACTCAGTGCCAGCCATCACGCCAGTTATATCTACTCCTGCGTTAGCAAAAGTAGCAACATATGCCTCGCCAGCCTTATCAGCAATCCATTCAAGTACAGGTTTAGCTAAGCTGTCAAGCAGTGGTGCTATATCTCAACAATACTCCAGTATATCTACTAAAGCAGGTATCGGTGGATATGCAGTTCAGAGTTCACTTGGCAGTTTAGGTTTGGGTAAAGATCTGACCAATGCAGCGCTCCTACACCAACAGAAAATTCCTATTGTAGCAAACTTGGCGCAACCCGTTTATGGCAAATCTGGCTTGAGTTATTCCGCTTCAACACCGCTAACATCAA CTGGGTATTCAACAATACCTTCGGCGCACGGCGGTCCATATTATGGAGCAATAGCATTGGGACACACCGGGTTGTCACCGATCTTGAAACTTGGTGGAACTGGGCCATCATCTCTACACGGAGTCGGCGGCAGTTTAAGTTTATCGCCATTAAAATACAGTACAGTCCAAGGGAGTTTGCCTATTTTAAAGGACCAGAGGGATCTACTTAGTGGCTATGCGCACGGAGTTGGAGGTATTGGTCCGCTTGGCGCTGGACTCTATCGATATGCACCATCAATCTCACCTTTACTAGCGCATAGTACTAGCCCCGCAACTTATCTGAAGACACAACCTGCACTCAAAATACAACCAGCTGTTATCAAAACGATTCCAGAAAAACACTATGAACATTAT agtGACCATGCTAGATATGCCTTCGAGTATGGCGTAAATGACCCATATACAGGAGATATAAAGCATCAGAAGGAAGAACGGGATGGAGATGTTGTAAAAGGCGAATACTCTCTGGTGGAGCCCGATGGTAATGTTCGCACCGTTAAATACTATGCCGATTGGGAGACAGGATTCCATGCTGAAGTCATTAATAGTCGAGATTCCGGCAAATTAGTCACAAAACGGAGTTCAAAAAAATCGTGA
- the LOC128862559 gene encoding mucin-17 isoform X2 encodes MKIQLALLCFCSTVWASTKPIVIPDCVLAASAGYAYPPPNVQLSVTPARAKYKIPLSLGSQSDSGYLNVDTVKSSESYYESEVGVSRVGLGDKLLQISTNAAPKNGVLIPPKVEGISNAYLPPVATVESKVTKIGALTSPGLSKTYTTIPNLKFQSFTSPAGSKSSEYESSEYSYYQSSPTISKASTYVTPFQAGQLNSYAPAISYNTPYTQKLTNPLISTSLTKLDGNLLTEKAFSSLGSYSYAPHISSTYLSSTPVSQYTPLSVGYSSGLKAGAYQSQYVTSGVDLSKYGAGGPTSSQYISKPIQQISYAAPAIQKIAITNVPAPVITKYSGPVSNIVSYAAPSAKSVISSGAYSHQQVSKPVSSTAYVSGVVTPAVTPAIAHYPVAAAEESGYSSEKYSTNGAISHQFVSKPTQSVSFVSPSVSKVAAITTPLVAPAVAQYSSGLTLNKEVGYAVPSLSSLSTGSPSLKYASGGAVSHQYVSKPLQTVGYATTPVAKVPAIAIPAVSTVTAAAAPTVTQYSTGLGVSQHGSYTAPSVTVYSSGHGISSSGVSLQHISKPIQPLVQTYTAPVISKVAATAPIITSGITQYSSGSGLSSIHSGSQSVKYSGGGAVSHQYVSKPLQAVSYAPAPVGKVPVASIPVVSKVATYAVPSITQFSSGLGVSQHGHYAGSGQGISAGAVSHQEISKPIQTLTYSAPTISKVSAISPVIKPAVTAIQLETQSAKYTSSGAVSHQYVSKPVQTSSYAAVPLTKVAPVTSPTLSQYNSGLGVSKIVNYAAPAVSSITSSNYASYGSSGGISHQPLTYSAPAITKVAAAVPVINPVVTQYTSGSGLSSIHSGSQSVKYEGGGAISHQYVSKPIQPLAYSTPVIGKSIQTVSYEAAPVAKIPTVAVPAIAKVGTYAAPAITQYSAGLGVSQHGGAVSHQYVSKPIQPLTYSTPAIGKSIQTVSYEAAPVAKIPTVAVPAIAKVGTYAAPAITQYSSGLGVSQHGGAVSHQYVSKPIQPLTYSTPAIGKSIQTVSYEAAPVAKIPTVAVPAIAKVGTYAAPAITQYSSGLGVSQHGGAVSHQYVSKPIQPLTYSTPAIGKSIQTVSYEAAPVAKIPTVAVPAIAKVGTYAAPAITQYSSGLGVSQHGGAVSHQYVSKPIQPLTYSTPAIGKSIQTVSYEAAPIAKVPTVALPAIAKVGTYAAPAITQYSSGLGVSQHGGAVSHQYVSKPIQPLTYSTPAVGKIAAVSPVLTPVVTQYPSGSSSIHAGAQSVKYGSSGAISHQYVSKPLQTISYAASPLVKTPAVAIPAVAKVEAYPAPTVTKYSSGLGISQHSSYATAPAVSAIRTGVQPVIYSAPAITKVAAPVVAPIVTSGLTQYSSGSDLTATHLGSQSVKYASGGAVSHQYVSKPLQTVTYATAPDVSALNYANPSIKSVNLGAQSVKYAGGGAISHQLVSKPSQPLLFATQAATLTTSAKDYLAPTLDITKSSSYPLPGVISIHSSTGSAKYGSSGSVSHQYISKQPAIAVSKINPYSVPAITPVISTPALAKVATYASPALSAIHSSTGLAKLSSSGAISQQYSSISTKAGIGGYAVQSSLGSLGLGKDLTNAALLHQQKIPIVANLAQPVYGKSGLSYSASTPLTSTGYSTIPSAHGGPYYGAIALGHTGLSPILKLGGTGPSSLHGVGGSLSLSPLKYSTVQGSLPILKDQRDLLSGYAHGVGGIGPLGAGLYRYAPSISPLLAHSTSPATYLKTQPALKIQPAVIKTIPEKHYEHYSDHARYAFEYGVNDPYTGDIKHQKEERDGDVVKGEYSLVEPDGNVRTVKYYADWETGFHAEVINSRDSGKLVTKRSSKKS; translated from the exons ATGAAG attcAATTAGCGCTATTGTGCTTTTGTAGCACAGTGTGGGCGAGTACAAAACCAATCGTTATACCAGACTGCGTACTCGCAGCGTCAGCTGGTTATGCTTACCCTCCGCCAAACGTGCAACTATCAGTGACTCCCGCAAGAGCTAAATATAAAATTCCTTTGTCATTGGGAAGTCAGTCGGATAGTGGATATCTAAATGTTGATACAGTGAAATCATCCGAATCATATTATGAAAGCGAAGTTGGAGTATCTCGGGTTGGACTGGGTGATAAGTTATTGCAAATATCAACCAATGCTGCGCCAAAGAATGGAG TGCTCATACCACCCAAAGTGGAGGGAATATCAAACGCATACCTACCGCCTGTCGCAACCGTCGAATCAAAAGTAACCAAAATTGGAGCTCTTACTTCGCCTGGATTATCAAAGACTTATACTACAATACCGAATCTCAAATTCCAAAGCTTCACATCACCTGCTGGGTCGAAAAGTTCTGAATATGAATCATCGGAATACTCATACTATCAATCTAGCCCAACGATCTCGAAAGCTTCCACATATGTCACACCATTCCAAGCAGGACAACTAAACTCATACGCGCCTGCAATATCCTATAACACTCCATACACTCAAAAGTTAACAAATCCCTTAATATCCACATCTCTCACTAAATTGGATGGAAATCTGCTAACCGAGAAAGCGTTCTCGTCGCTTGGATCTTACTCGTACGCACCGCATATATCAAGCACTTACCTTTCAAGTACACCCGTTTCGCAATATACTCCACTGTCAGTGGGATATTCGTCAGGCTTGAAAGCGGGAGCATATCAATCGCAATACGTAACATCTGGTGTAGATTTATCTAAATATGGTGCTGGTGGACCAACATCAAGCCAATACATTTCGAAACCAATACAACAAATTAGTTATGCCGCTCCAGCTATTCAAAAGATTGCAATAACTAATGTACCTGCGCCAGTCATTACAAAATACTCTGGCCCCGTATCAAATATCGTTAGCTACGCAGCTCCAAGCGCTAAATCTGTTATTTCAAGTGGGGCATATTCCCATCAACAAGTATCAAAACCAGTATCTTCAACAGCATATGTTTCAGGAGTTGTAACTCCAGCAGTTACACCAGCAATTGCTCACTACCCAGTGGCTGCAGCCGAGGAATCTGGTTATAGTAGTGAAAAGTATAGTACGAATGGAGCTATATCTCACCAATTTGTTTCCAAGCCAACACAATCAGTGAGTTTCGTTAGTCCAAGCGTATCTAAAGTGGCTGCCATAACAACACCACTTGTAGCACCAGCGGTTGCTCAGTACTCTTCCGGTCTTACCTTGAATAAAGAGGTAGGTTATGCTGTTCCCTCTCTTTCATCTCTCTCTACCGGATCTCCGTCTCTTAAGTATGCAAGTGGTGGAGCAGTTTCTCATCAGTATGTCTCGAAACCTTTGCAGACTGTGGGCTATGCAACTACACCGGTAGCTAAGGTACCTGCCATTGCTATTCCAGCCGTATCTACAGTAACAGCTGCCGCTGCTCCCACGGTTACGCAATATTCTACAGGTCTTGGAGTTTCTCAACATGGCAGTTATACTGCTCCCTCAGTTACAGTGTATTCTTCAGGCCACGGAATTTCGAGTAGCGGCGTTTCTCTTCAACATATTTCAAAGCCTATACAACCACTTGTCCAAACATATACAGCTCCTGTGATAAGTAAGGTCGCAGCTACGGCTCCAATAATAACGTCCGGCATAACACAATATTCTTCAGGTTCTGGCTTATCGTCTATCCACTCAGGCTCTCAATCTGTTAAATATTCAGGCGGTGGCGCAGTTTCTCATCAGTATGTTTCGAAACCCTTGCAGGCAGTAAGCTATGCCCCTGCACCGGTAGGTAAAGTACCAGTAGCCAGCATTCCAGTAGTTAGCAAAGTTGCAACTTACGCTGTACCGTCAATTACACAATTTTCTTCTGGGCTCGGAGTTTCACAACATGGCCACTACGCCGGTTCAGGTCAAGGAATTTCTGCTGGCGCAGTTTCTCATCAAGAGATCTCCAAACCTATACAGACATTAACTTATTCAGCTCCCACGATATCCAAGGTTTCAGCAATTTCACCAGTTATAAAACCAGCTGTAACAGCTATCCAGTTGGAAACACAATCCGCCAAATATACAAGCAGCGGAGCAGTCTCGCATCAATATGTTTCGAAACCCGTACAGACTTCAAGTTATGCCGCAGTCCCCTTAACTAAAGTTGCTCCCGTCACTTCGCCTACGCTTTCACAATATAATTCTGGTCTCGGAGTATCTAAAATTGTCAACTATGCTGCACCAGCCGTATCGTCTATCACTAGCAGCAACTATGCGTCATACGGCTCCTCGGGAGGAATTTCACATCAGCCTTTGACATATTCGGCCCCTGCAATAACTAAAGTCGCTGCCGCGGTACCTGTAATAAATCCCGTAGTAACACAATACACTTCAGGCTCTGGGTTATCGTCTATTCATTCGGGATCTCAATCTGTCAAGTATGAAGGTGGCGGCGCAATTTCACATCAATACGTTTCGAAACCTATACAACCTTTAGCTTATTCAACTCCAGTGATTGGCAAATCTATACAGACAGTGAGCTATGAAGCTGCACCAGTTGCGAAGATACCAACCGTTGCAGTCCCTGCTATTGCTAAAGTGGGAACTTATGCCGCACCTGCTATTACCCAGTATTCTGCTGGTCTCGGAGTTTCCCAACATGGTGGTGCAGTTTCACATCAATATGTTTCAAAACCTATACAACCTTTGACGTATTCAACTCCAGCAATAGGCAAATCTATACAAACAGTGAGCTATGAAGCTGCACCAGTTGCGAAGATACCAACAGTTGCAGTCCCTGCTATTGCGAAAGTGGGAACTTATGCCGCACCTGCGATTACCCAGTATTCTTCTGGTCTCGGAGTTTCCCAACATGGTGGTGCAGTTTCACATCAATATGTTTCAAAACCTATACAACCTTTGACGTATTCAACTCCAGCAATAGGCAAATCTATACAAACAGTGAGCTATGAAGCTGCACCAGTTGCGAAGATACCAACAGTTGCAGTCCCTGCTATTGCTAAAGTGGGAACTTATGCCGCACCTGCGATTACCCAGTATTCTTCTGGTCTCGGAGTTTCCCAACATGGTGGTGCAGTTTCACATCAATATGTTTCAAAACCTATACAACCTTTGACGTATTCAACTCCAGCAATAGGCAAATCTATACAAACAGTGAGCTATGAAGCTGCACCAGTTGCGAAGATACCAACAGTTGCAGTCCCTGCTATTGCTAAAGTGGGAACTTATGCCGCACCTGCGATTACCCAGTATTCTTCTGGTCTCGGAGTTTCCCAACATGGTGGTGCAGTTTCACATCAATACGTTTCGAAACCTATACAACCTTTGACGTATTCAACTCCAGCGATTGGCAAATCTATACAAACAGTGAGCTATGAGGCTGCACCAATAGCAAAAGTACCAACCGTTGCACTCCCGGCTATTGCGAAAGTGGGAACTTACGCCGCACCTGCAATTACACAGTATTCTTCTGGTCTCGGAGTTTCCCAACATGGTGGTGCAGTTTCACATCAATACGTTTCCAAACCTATACAACCTTTGACGTATTCAACTCCAGCAGTTGGCAAGATCGCTGCTGTATCCCCAGTGTTAACACCAGTTGTAACTCAATACCCTTCGGGCTCTTCATCTATCCATGCGGGTGCTCAATCCGTGAAATACGGAAGTAGTGGAGCGATTTCTCATCAGTATGTTTCGAAGCCTTTACAAACCATTAGCTATGCAGCGTCACCGCTGGTAAAAACCCCTGCCGTTGCTATCCCAGCAGTTGCAAAAGTAGAAGCATATCCCGCACCCACTGTGACAAAATATTCCTCTGGCCTTGGAATTTCACAACATAGCAGTTATGCTACTGCTCCCGCCGTTTCAGCCATACGTACAGGTGTACAACCAGTTATATACTCGGCCCCTGCTATAACCAAAGTCGCTGCACCAGTCGTAGCGCCAATTGTAACGTCTGGTCTCACCCAATACTCTTCAGGCTCTGACTTAACTGCCACACATTTAGGATCTCAATCAGTAAAATATGCAAGTGGTGGTGCAGTTTCCCATCAATACGTTTCCAAACCTTTGCAAACCGTAACCTATGCGACGGCACCAGACGTTTCAGCTTTAAATTATGCCAACCCGTCGATTAAGTCGGTTAATTTGGGAGCGCAGTCTGTAAAATATGCCGGTGGCGGTGCTATATCCCATCAGCTCGTTTCGAAGCCGTCGCAACCACTTCTATTTGCAACTCAAGCAGCTACATTGACAACTTCTGCTAAAGATTACCTTGCGCCAACACTTGATATAACAAAATCGTCATCCTATCCACTACCAGGCGTAATATCCATACATTCCAGCACTGGGTCAGCAAAATACGGTTCCAGTGGATCTGTTTCTCATCAATACATCTCCAAGCAGCCCGCCATTGCAGTAAGCAAAATAAATCCTTACTCAGTGCCAGCCATCACGCCAGTTATATCTACTCCTGCGTTAGCAAAAGTAGCAACATATGCCTCGCCAGCCTTATCAGCAATCCATTCAAGTACAGGTTTAGCTAAGCTGTCAAGCAGTGGTGCTATATCTCAACAATACTCCAGTATATCTACTAAAGCAGGTATCGGTGGATATGCAGTTCAGAGTTCACTTGGCAGTTTAGGTTTGGGTAAAGATCTGACCAATGCAGCGCTCCTACACCAACAGAAAATTCCTATTGTAGCAAACTTGGCGCAACCCGTTTATGGCAAATCTGGCTTGAGTTATTCCGCTTCAACACCGCTAACATCAA CTGGGTATTCAACAATACCTTCGGCGCACGGCGGTCCATATTATGGAGCAATAGCATTGGGACACACCGGGTTGTCACCGATCTTGAAACTTGGTGGAACTGGGCCATCATCTCTACACGGAGTCGGCGGCAGTTTAAGTTTATCGCCATTAAAATACAGTACAGTCCAAGGGAGTTTGCCTATTTTAAAGGACCAGAGGGATCTACTTAGTGGCTATGCGCACGGAGTTGGAGGTATTGGTCCGCTTGGCGCTGGACTCTATCGATATGCACCATCAATCTCACCTTTACTAGCGCATAGTACTAGCCCCGCAACTTATCTGAAGACACAACCTGCACTCAAAATACAACCAGCTGTTATCAAAACGATTCCAGAAAAACACTATGAACATTAT agtGACCATGCTAGATATGCCTTCGAGTATGGCGTAAATGACCCATATACAGGAGATATAAAGCATCAGAAGGAAGAACGGGATGGAGATGTTGTAAAAGGCGAATACTCTCTGGTGGAGCCCGATGGTAATGTTCGCACCGTTAAATACTATGCCGATTGGGAGACAGGATTCCATGCTGAAGTCATTAATAGTCGAGATTCCGGCAAATTAGTCACAAAACGGAGTTCAAAAAAATCGTGA